The Cystobacter ferrugineus genome includes the window CGCGAGCTGGCGCTGCGGCTCGGTGTCCCCGAGCACGTCTGCCTGCTGGAGGATCAGAGCCGCTCCACCGGGGAGAACGCGCGGCTGTGCGCGCGGGTGCTGGGGACGCTCGGGCTGCGGCGCGTGGTGGTGGTGTCGGATCCCTTCCACCTGCTCAGGGCCCGCCAGTACTTCCGGCTCCACGGCCTGGAGGTGGCCACGAGCCCCGCGCTCGTGCCCGGACGCACCCCGCGCGCCACGGATCGCTTCTACTGGACACTGCGCGAGGCGGCCGCGCTGCTGCTCCACCCGCGGGTGCTCCTGGCGCGTGCGCCCACCCGGGAGTCCAGGTGAGAACCCGGGTCAGGACCATTGTCACCACGGGCGGAAGTCAGTAGCTCTAGGTCCATGACCCGCAAACGGCCCAACGCCCTGGTCCGGCTCGCCTTCCAGGTGGAGCACCACGCCGAGACCTTGAGCTGGCGGCTGCGGCACAAGCTCCGGCTGGCCCGTCCTCCGCGAATCCTCCCCTACCGGGGCTATGGGACGCCGCGCGCGAGCCTCATCAAGGCGCGCGTGCTGGAGGACCGCAAGGTGCGCCCGCCCTGGAAGCGCTACACGCTGCTGGGCAGCGCCATCGCCTCGTGGAAGCGCTACATGACGCTGGAGATTCCCCACGCGCGGGTGGCGGTGCGCTGGGGAGACAAGCGGTGGGAGGGCACGACGGACGAGGAGGGCTTCCTCGAGCTGTGGGTGGAGCCTCCCGAGGGGGTGAAGGCGGGCTGGCACGAGGTGGAGCTGGAGTTGCTCTCGCCCGTGTCACGGCGCGGGGTGGCGCGCGTGTGCGCCCCCGTGCTGGTGTCCGGCCCCGAGGCGGAGCTGGGCGTCATCAGCGACATCGACGACACCGTCATCGTCACCGAGGTCACCAACGTCCTCAAGCGCTTCTGGACGCTCTTCCTCACCGAGCACCGCACGCGCCTGCCCTTCGAGGGCGTGGATGCCTTCTACCAGGCGCTGCGCCAGGGCCGCACGGGCTCGGCGTGCAACCCCATCTTCTACGTCTCCTCCAGCCCGTGGAACCTGTACGAGCACCTGGACGAGTTCCTCGGCCTGCACCACATCCCCGCGGGCCCGCTGCTGTTGCGGGACTGGGGCTTGAGCCGCACCGGCTTCGCGCCCGGGGGTGGACATGGCCACAAGCTGGAGAAGATCCGCGGCCTGATGGACGCGTTCGCCCCGCTGCCCTTCCTGCTCATCGGGGACAGCGGCCAGGAGGACGCCGAGCACTACCGCACCATCGTGCGCGAGTACCCCGGCCGCGTGCGCTGCGTGTACATCCGCAATGTGTGGCATCGCTCGGGCCGCGAGCGCGAGCTGGCGGCCATCGCCGAGGACATCCGCGCCGCGGGTAGTCTGATGCTCACCGTGGACGACACCGTCACCGCCGCGCGCCATGCGGCCAGCCAGGGGTGGATCCGCCGCCAGGAGGTGGCCGAGGTCCAGGCCCACCGTGAGGAGGATCTCCAGGCGCGCACCGCCCTGGACGCGCTGGATCGCGAGCCCTCGTGAGGCCCATTGCTTCTCATGAAATGATTCTCATTCCTGTCACTTGAATTCAGGGGAGGCGCGTGACACATGGCATCGACTTTCAACTCGAGAGGGTGGTCGATGATGCGTCACGTGATGAAGACGTTGAGCCTGGTGTCGATGGCCGTGCTGGCGGCGTGCGGTGGGGGCGTGGAGACCTCGCACGAGGAGACGGCGGCCCAGGTGGGCCAGGGTCTCGTGGAGCTGTCCGAGAGCTCCATCACCTCGGCGCTCCAGTCGACGCTCAACACGGGCAACGCGAAGTACCGCTGGACGGAGGGCTACCTGCGCCGCTTCGACTTCTCGGGCTCGGCGACCATCGCCCAGGCGGACGCGGCCGTCCTCGCGCTCCAGGAGTACGAGGCGTATGGCTACTTCGGCTCGACCCAGGCCATCTCCTACGCGGACTGGAAGAACACCCTGTACTCGGAGTTCCAGCCGCTGCACTCGCAGATCCTCTCCACCTACTCGAACGGGACGGAGACGGTGCAGGTGGTGACGCACTACTACGAGCAGCTCGTGGCGGCGGGCTCGACGGGCTGGTTCCGGCTGACCGTCATCCTCTTCCCCCAGTCGCGCAAGGTCATCGTCTTCGAGCAGACCGGCTACGAGGTCTGAGCCACCCGACGACGTGAGGACGTGCGCGGGCGCCGGTGTTCCCCTCGGGGAGCCCGGCGCTTCGTGTTTCGTCACTGGCAGTCGGAGTCCGCCTCGTCCGCGCGGCCGTCCGCGTCGTCGTCGGCGCCATTGGCGCACCGGCCGGCCTCGTGGGCGACGTACTCGGAGATGTGCAGCGTGTAGCGGATGGGCCAGGCCGTGTCGCTCCGGGCCATGCCGTCCACCACCACGAGCACCGTGCGCCCCTTCTCCAGGGTGAGCTTCACCCGGGGCGCGCCCGTCCTGTCCGCGGTGCGGCCCGACGCGCACGCGAGCTCCTGG containing:
- a CDS encoding YdcF family protein; protein product: MPPLALRQTPGSLRRGLLLGLGAMTGGLFGLAFVVDRFGQKERAVAAEVVVVLGARVLPGGEPSAALRARVERAVVLYHQGLAPRLLFSGGVGLHPPAEAHVMRELALRLGVPEHVCLLEDQSRSTGENARLCARVLGTLGLRRVVVVSDPFHLLRARQYFRLHGLEVATSPALVPGRTPRATDRFYWTLREAAALLLHPRVLLARAPTRESR
- a CDS encoding App1 family protein, whose amino-acid sequence is MTRKRPNALVRLAFQVEHHAETLSWRLRHKLRLARPPRILPYRGYGTPRASLIKARVLEDRKVRPPWKRYTLLGSAIASWKRYMTLEIPHARVAVRWGDKRWEGTTDEEGFLELWVEPPEGVKAGWHEVELELLSPVSRRGVARVCAPVLVSGPEAELGVISDIDDTVIVTEVTNVLKRFWTLFLTEHRTRLPFEGVDAFYQALRQGRTGSACNPIFYVSSSPWNLYEHLDEFLGLHHIPAGPLLLRDWGLSRTGFAPGGGHGHKLEKIRGLMDAFAPLPFLLIGDSGQEDAEHYRTIVREYPGRVRCVYIRNVWHRSGRERELAAIAEDIRAAGSLMLTVDDTVTAARHAASQGWIRRQEVAEVQAHREEDLQARTALDALDREPS